A single genomic interval of Microbacterium sp. zg-Y1090 harbors:
- a CDS encoding MaoC family dehydratase produces the protein MTDLPAGPPAHVQRGLWFEEFAVGARYLHRPGRTVTQADNQLFSALTMNPQALHIDEAYAATQPFGRPLVNSMWTLSTLIGASVAQLTQGTLVAQLGLTDIAFPAPLFPGDTLYAETRVAGARLSASRPGQGIVTLEHTGRNQHGVVVATATRAALMLCRPTEEETA, from the coding sequence ATGACCGACCTCCCCGCCGGCCCGCCCGCGCACGTGCAGCGAGGCCTGTGGTTCGAGGAGTTCGCCGTCGGGGCGCGCTACCTGCACCGCCCTGGCCGCACCGTCACCCAGGCCGACAATCAGCTGTTCTCCGCGCTGACGATGAACCCGCAGGCGCTGCACATCGACGAGGCTTACGCGGCGACGCAGCCGTTCGGCCGCCCGCTCGTGAACTCGATGTGGACGCTGTCGACGCTCATCGGGGCGTCGGTGGCGCAGCTGACGCAGGGCACGCTCGTGGCCCAGCTCGGCCTGACCGACATCGCATTCCCGGCGCCGCTCTTCCCGGGCGACACCCTCTACGCCGAGACCCGGGTCGCCGGCGCCCGCCTGTCGGCCTCGCGGCCGGGGCAGGGCATCGTCACCCTGGAGCACACCGGACGCAACCAGCACGGTGTCGTCGTCGCCACGGCCACCCGCGCCGCGCTGATGCTGTGCCGTCCCACCGAGGAGGAGACCGCGTGA
- a CDS encoding HpcH/HpaI aldolase/citrate lyase family protein — MSGFDLGPALLFCPADRPERFRTALERSDGVIIDLEDAVSPEAKTAARGALIDAELDATRVIVRVNPVGTPDFDADLATLSQTDVRTIMVAKAESPKRIGRIDPRYRVIALCETARGVLAAERIAALENVTALMWGAEDLVASLGGTSSRKANGRYRDVARHARAQVLLAAGARGKAAIDAVHLDIADAKGLAREAADAAASGFAATACIHPSQVPTIREAYRPDATEVQWGRDLLAAAVGKPGVFAFRGRMVDEPVLRHARTLVRRAQD, encoded by the coding sequence GTGAGCGGATTCGACCTGGGCCCCGCCCTGTTGTTCTGCCCCGCCGATCGTCCTGAGCGGTTCCGCACCGCGCTGGAGCGCTCGGACGGCGTCATCATCGACCTCGAGGACGCGGTGTCGCCGGAAGCGAAGACCGCCGCGCGCGGCGCCCTCATCGACGCCGAGCTCGATGCCACGCGCGTGATCGTGCGCGTGAACCCCGTCGGCACCCCCGACTTCGACGCCGACTTGGCGACGCTCTCGCAGACCGACGTGCGCACGATCATGGTCGCCAAAGCCGAGTCACCCAAGCGCATCGGCAGGATCGACCCGCGCTACCGGGTGATCGCGCTGTGCGAGACCGCCCGCGGCGTGCTCGCGGCCGAACGCATCGCCGCGCTCGAGAACGTGACGGCGCTGATGTGGGGCGCTGAGGACCTCGTGGCCTCTCTCGGCGGCACCTCCAGCCGCAAGGCCAACGGGCGCTACCGCGACGTCGCGCGCCACGCGCGGGCGCAGGTGCTGCTGGCGGCGGGCGCGCGCGGCAAGGCCGCCATCGACGCCGTGCACCTGGACATCGCCGATGCGAAAGGGCTCGCCCGTGAGGCGGCGGATGCCGCAGCGAGCGGATTCGCGGCGACCGCCTGCATCCACCCGAGTCAGGTGCCGACCATCCGCGAGGCGTACCGTCCCGACGCGACCGAGGTGCAGTGGGGCCGCGACCTGCTGGCGGCGGCGGTCGGGAAGCCGGGCGTGTTCGCCTTCCGCGGCCGCATGGTCGACGAGCCGGTGCTGCGCCACGCGCGCACCCTGGTGCGGCGCGCTCAGGACTAG
- a CDS encoding histidine phosphatase family protein codes for MTLLTLVRHGETDWNRARRIQGSTDIPLNDTGRAQAREAAERLRDSLDPAAPLVIVSSDLSRARETAEIIAESLGAEPPRLYPQLRERAYGEAEGVDAAEFLERWGDWHSAEVPGAEPWPQLRARALGALQQIARDARRTTAPAAATVIAVAHGALIRELIRHATGGELPPVGFRLPNGSSYDLLLERDRLRLLSEVGPVPTP; via the coding sequence GTGACACTGCTGACCCTTGTGCGCCACGGCGAGACCGACTGGAACCGAGCGCGCCGCATCCAGGGATCCACCGACATCCCGCTCAACGACACCGGGCGCGCACAGGCGCGCGAGGCCGCAGAGCGGCTGCGGGACAGCCTCGACCCGGCCGCCCCGCTCGTCATCGTCAGCAGCGATCTGTCTCGCGCACGCGAGACCGCCGAGATCATCGCCGAGTCCCTGGGCGCCGAGCCGCCGCGCCTGTACCCGCAGCTGCGCGAGCGCGCCTACGGCGAGGCGGAGGGCGTGGATGCCGCGGAGTTCCTGGAGCGCTGGGGCGACTGGCACAGCGCCGAGGTCCCCGGCGCCGAGCCCTGGCCGCAGCTGCGCGCCCGGGCGCTGGGGGCGCTGCAGCAGATCGCCCGCGACGCGCGCCGCACGACCGCGCCCGCGGCAGCGACCGTCATCGCCGTCGCTCACGGCGCGCTGATCCGCGAGCTCATCCGTCACGCCACCGGCGGCGAGCTGCCGCCCGTGGGCTTCCGCCTGCCGAACGGCTCCAGCTACGACCTGCTGCTCGAGCGTGACAGGCTGCGCCTGCTCTCCGAGGTGGGTCCGGTCCCGACGCCCTGA
- a CDS encoding Sir2 family NAD-dependent protein deacetylase, translated as MLQLDAPTARLVGEAVDALAGRRIAVLTGAGVSTDSGIPDYRGEGAPVRTPMTAQEFLSSAASRRRYWVGSHLGWRAFAAASPNAGHAALARLEHAGIATGVVTQNVDGLHLRAGSRRVVELHGTMRRVFCTHCGQVFDRRDLAARIEADNPWLDVPDDVLLGPDGDVLPETADGFVIPDCSVCGGMLKPDVVFFGEFVPVERFAEAEQLVHTSEALLVAGSSLVVNSGVRLVERARRRRLPVIIVNRGQTRADAKATVKIDGGTSPVLAALTAALTDALTAH; from the coding sequence GTGCTCCAGCTCGACGCGCCGACCGCGCGGCTGGTCGGCGAGGCCGTCGACGCGCTGGCGGGACGCCGCATCGCGGTGCTCACCGGGGCGGGCGTGTCGACCGACTCCGGCATCCCCGATTACCGGGGCGAGGGCGCCCCCGTGCGCACCCCCATGACGGCGCAGGAGTTCCTCTCCTCGGCCGCGTCCCGCCGCCGCTACTGGGTGGGCAGCCACCTCGGGTGGCGTGCGTTCGCCGCCGCGTCGCCGAACGCCGGGCACGCCGCTCTGGCGCGCCTCGAGCACGCCGGCATCGCGACCGGAGTCGTCACCCAGAACGTCGACGGCCTGCACCTGCGCGCCGGCAGCCGTCGCGTGGTCGAGCTGCACGGCACCATGCGGCGCGTGTTCTGCACGCACTGCGGCCAGGTGTTCGATCGCCGCGATCTGGCGGCGCGCATCGAGGCCGACAACCCGTGGCTCGACGTCCCCGACGACGTGCTGCTCGGACCCGACGGCGACGTGCTGCCCGAGACGGCCGACGGCTTCGTGATCCCCGACTGCAGCGTGTGCGGGGGCATGCTGAAGCCCGACGTGGTCTTCTTCGGCGAGTTCGTCCCCGTCGAGCGGTTCGCCGAGGCCGAGCAGCTCGTGCACACCAGCGAGGCTCTGCTCGTGGCGGGATCGTCGCTCGTGGTCAACTCGGGGGTGCGCCTGGTCGAGCGCGCGCGACGCCGTCGCCTGCCGGTGATCATCGTCAACCGCGGTCAGACGCGCGCGGATGCCAAGGCCACGGTGAAGATCGACGGCGGCACGTCTCCGGTGCTCGCGGCCCTCACCGCCGCGCTCACCGACGCCCTCACCGCCCACTGA
- a CDS encoding TrmH family RNA methyltransferase, translating to MPIERIDDPADLRLADYRDLTDVALRRVLEPAGGLYIAESAKVIGRAVAAGHRPRSVLVQERWLDDVLPVAGGAPVYVVPADVAEQLTGYAVHRGALAAMHRPTPPPVQDVLAGARLVVVLEDIVDHANIGAAFRGAAGLGADAVLVSPRCADPLYRRSVRVSMGTVFQVPWTRMPEWPDAAGILHDAGFHIAALALADDAVPLDVFAAERPPRVALMLGAEGDGLSRRALQAADTVVTIPMAGGVDSLNVAAASAVALWALR from the coding sequence ATGCCCATCGAGCGCATCGACGACCCGGCCGATCTTCGCCTCGCGGACTACCGCGACCTCACCGACGTGGCGCTGCGCCGCGTGCTCGAGCCGGCGGGCGGGCTGTACATCGCGGAGTCGGCCAAGGTCATCGGGCGCGCGGTGGCCGCGGGACATCGCCCGCGCTCCGTGCTCGTGCAGGAGAGGTGGCTCGACGATGTGCTCCCCGTCGCCGGCGGTGCGCCCGTCTACGTCGTGCCCGCCGACGTCGCCGAACAGTTGACCGGATACGCCGTGCACCGGGGTGCCCTCGCCGCCATGCACCGGCCGACGCCGCCTCCGGTGCAAGACGTCCTCGCGGGGGCCCGGCTGGTCGTGGTCCTCGAAGATATCGTTGATCACGCGAATATCGGAGCTGCCTTCCGCGGAGCCGCCGGCCTCGGCGCCGACGCCGTGCTGGTGTCCCCGCGCTGTGCCGACCCGCTCTACCGCCGCAGCGTGCGGGTGAGCATGGGCACGGTGTTCCAGGTGCCGTGGACGCGGATGCCGGAGTGGCCCGATGCCGCCGGCATCCTGCACGACGCCGGCTTCCACATCGCCGCGCTTGCGCTGGCCGACGACGCGGTGCCCCTGGACGTCTTCGCCGCCGAACGGCCCCCGCGCGTCGCGCTGATGCTCGGCGCGGAGGGCGACGGACTGTCGCGGCGCGCGCTGCAGGCGGCGGACACCGTGGTGACGATCCCGATGGCCGGGGGAGTGGACTCGCTCAACGTGGCCGCCGCCAGCGCCGTCGCCCTCTGGGCGCTGCGCTAG